CATATGCAAAATCCGCGGACTTTGCTTTTGATAAAGAAAGCGGGTCGCCATGCAGGAATTTGCAGAAGGATTTCCGCTGTGGAATTCATGGAAAACTTAGAGAGGAAGGCTTCAAGGGCTGTACAGTATACGAATGTTTTGGGGCAGGACAAAAGGTGTCCAGGATTACCTACCAGGGACATGATTGGCGAAAGCAGCCAGAGAAAGCCAAGGAAATGTTTGACCTTTTTCCTATCATGCAGCAGCTTCATGAAATGCTCTGTTATCTTGAGGAAGCAATGGCATTGAAGGAAACAAAATCGATTTATCCAGATCTTCATGATATTTATTTTAAAATGGAGCAGCTTACAAACCTTTCTGCGGCGGAAATCCTCTCTCAGGATATTCCTGCACATCGCGCGCTTGTAAACGAACTGCTTTTAAAGACAAGTTTACTGGTCCGCTCTAAAATTAAGAATAAGAAAAAACCTAAAGGTAAGAATCTGCTTGGGGCAAAAATGCGACACGCAGACCTAAAAGGTTCCGATTTCCGTGGTGCTTTGCTGATTGCGGCTGACCTTAGGGAAGCTGACCTGAGGCTGTGTGATTTTATTGGTGCAGACATGAGGGATGCTGATTTAAGCGATGCCAATCTTGAAGGCAGTTTTTTTCTTACCCAGGCACAGATTAACTCGGCAAAAGGAAATGACCGGACAAGACTGCCTTTAACTTTATCAAAACCAAAACATTGGGGGTGAGCGAATGTCAGCTATAATCATATTAATTGGCAGCATTTTTAGCGTGCTCGCTGTTGGATATGGGACTAAAGTTTGGAATAAAAAGAAGTAAGTTTGTTTTTTAAGACCTTATGGATTCCTATTTAAATAAATTTTGTAAGGAAATGCTCAGCAAAAACTGAGCATTCTTTTAAACTATTAGATTCTCCTTTAATATACGTTCGATTTCTTTTCGTATTTGACCGCCTTTATTAAGAAATATTAAACGGAAATAAAGTGATTTTAAGAATTGTTTTAAATTCGTATTCTTCCGAAAAAAGGTCGGTGTAAACCCATTTTTTCTTTTAATTTCTGTTATTTCATTCGATAGATTCACAACCCACTCTTTTAAATGGTCTTCTTTCATGCCTTTTTCTAAAAGAGCAGTTATTGCTGAAATCAGCCGCTCATCTTCTTCGTCTGTATAGGCAGTTTCTATTAAAATGCATCTCCTGATGGTCTGCAGACATTCACATGTCAAAGTAATATCAAACAAAGGGTGCTTAACGGCTTCATCCATCAAATCAGCACCATGAGCAATGCTGTGTGCCCACCCTTTTTCCTCGACGTATCCTCGCGTATCTTCTTCCTGTTGAAGATATTTAATGCTGCTTTTGATAGCTTTAATGACCGAGTGCTCCGACAAAAATCTTGCATCTCGATCCTGTCCTAAAATAAGGGCAACCACTAAAGAGGAAAATGCCCTGGTAAATACTGAATCATTATTTTTTGAACCGATATTATAAAATAAATGGTCCTTGTCAATGCATGTCATCAGTAAATAGTCCATTTGCTGATCATTTAAATAATCCTGCTTAATAAGGTAATAAAACGACGTGTAAATCAATTTGTCCCTTAATTCCGGGTCAGTGGAGCCTATATGTTCAACCATGTCTTTGATGAGTCTGTCGAGATTTTTGTTAGTAATTGTTTCTGGATTATTAAAATCCAATTCCTTTAATTCTATTTTTAAAAAGCCTGCCGTTACCATCGTTCATCCTCCACCTCTTTGTTTATTTTACCATGTTTTTCATATTAGACTAGAAATATCCAGATTCTTTTTATGGGTGACAAAGTTGAGGATAAAGTAAGAGGATATATATTAAATGAGAATTTGGATTAACACCTTTTCTGATTTTTAGTGTGCACATGAGAGATAAATAAAATAGTAGTGGATTGTCATCGTCACTAAAACAGTTGATTGAAACCAAACTAAAAAACTCTTGCTGGGCAAGAGTTTATATTTCAGTATTTAGCTTTTTCCTTTGATGTGAGAATGAATAGGATAGTCCATTCAATGAAAAAAAGGGTGATGCCCATAATGATATCCAACATTTTTTGTCGCATTCTATCAACTCCTAGAAGAAGATTACATGTTAATTATACGTTTGATAGGAGTTGAACAGTTGGCTTGAAATTGAGAAATAAATGAACAAAAGAAGGACAATATGTGAACAAATCAACTTGCCCTCATGATGAGAGCTAGTTGAGTATCAGTCTAAGAAAGTTTAAATATCTCCATAGATTTGACAGCATTAATCAAGAGTTTTGAAGTAATTACTATGTAAAATTTCTTTGAGGAGTAGAAATTCTTTTAATGGCAAAAAATGTGGAGGAAGGAGGAATGAGTATGAATTTGCTTGAACTGCCTGCACTGCTTGTTCTGGATGTTCAGAAAGGGTTTGACGATCCATATTGGGGAAAGAGAAACAACCTAGAAGCAGAAGACAATATCGCAAGGCTATTGACAGAATGGCGGAACAGACATGGCGAAGTAATATATACGA
The nucleotide sequence above comes from Mesobacillus jeotgali. Encoded proteins:
- a CDS encoding pentapeptide repeat-containing protein; protein product: MISQSIKNNLTADCENCFGLCCVALPYAKSADFAFDKESGSPCRNLQKDFRCGIHGKLREEGFKGCTVYECFGAGQKVSRITYQGHDWRKQPEKAKEMFDLFPIMQQLHEMLCYLEEAMALKETKSIYPDLHDIYFKMEQLTNLSAAEILSQDIPAHRALVNELLLKTSLLVRSKIKNKKKPKGKNLLGAKMRHADLKGSDFRGALLIAADLREADLRLCDFIGADMRDADLSDANLEGSFFLTQAQINSAKGNDRTRLPLTLSKPKHWG
- a CDS encoding DUF2785 domain-containing protein produces the protein MVTAGFLKIELKELDFNNPETITNKNLDRLIKDMVEHIGSTDPELRDKLIYTSFYYLIKQDYLNDQQMDYLLMTCIDKDHLFYNIGSKNNDSVFTRAFSSLVVALILGQDRDARFLSEHSVIKAIKSSIKYLQQEEDTRGYVEEKGWAHSIAHGADLMDEAVKHPLFDITLTCECLQTIRRCILIETAYTDEEDERLISAITALLEKGMKEDHLKEWVVNLSNEITEIKRKNGFTPTFFRKNTNLKQFLKSLYFRLIFLNKGGQIRKEIERILKENLIV